GGGTGTTATCGTCTGCAAAAAAAGTTTCATTGGGTTGTAAGATATTAAATGCAGAAACACCAATGAAAGGATTCAGTTTAGATTGTTGTTTAGAAAAATAGTACAACATACCAAAATTTAATTCGGGTACAATAAATTTTTGACCATTAAAATTTTCACCGTTGGAAAGTGTATTATCAAAACTTCCGCCGTTTACTGTGGTGTATTGATTATCGAAAGTATGTAATTGATGTTCTACAGATTTTTGCGTTAACCCTACTTGCAAACCAAATGACAGGTTATGATTTTTTTTCTTATCAATTGAAATAGTATACCCGCATGAAGTAACAAATTGCAAGGCGTTGTAATTCCCGAAACCGGCTCGGTAATTAACAACCTGCGCACCAAATCCCCATTTTTTATAAGGCATATCAAAACTAAGCAAGCCTGTTGTATAGGGTTTAAAATTTACCGCCTTCCATTGCGTGCGATAGTGCCCATGAATGCGCCAGTTTCCTTCAACAACACCTGTCATGGCAGGGTTGAGATACAAAGGGGCTGCATCATACATTGACAAGTGAAAATCCTGTGCGAATGAACGCATACCTGTCAGGCAAAAAATCAGGATAAAATACGTGTGTAATTTTTTCATTATCTGATCAGGGTTACGTCTCCTTCTTGAATAATTGGTTCTCTGCCGGGTGCAACATGAACAATGAATGTCCAGGTATAAACACCAATTGGCGCATCTTCGTTATTGTATGTTCCGTTCCAACCTTCGTTTGGATCGGTAGTTGAAAATACCAGTTGTCCCCAGTTGTTATAAATCTTGAAATCTACTGCTTCAAATGGTCCTCCGCGAATAATGTAAATATCATTTTCATTATCGCCATTTGGAGTGAACGCGGTTGGTAATACCGGCCACAAAATTACCTGAATAGTTTGGGATGTTGTATCAACACAGCCTGCAGTATCAGTAACCTCAAGCGTGATGGTATAAACTCCGCCGTTGGCATATTGATGAATTTCATTTTGATTATTTCCTCCAATTTGGTCACCAAAATTCCAGTACCATTCGTCAATTGCTCCAACTGTTTGATCTGTATAATAAACATTTTCAAGTGCCAATGCAGGCACAGGGTCAACAGTAAACGCCGCATCTGGTCCGGTTAAAACATTAATATTTGAAGTGGTCGTTCCAACGCATCCTGAATCAGAAGTTACACTTAACATTACAGGGTAAGTGCCTGCTAAATCAAAAATGTATGAAGGGTTTTGTTGACTGCTTGTTCCTTCTCCGCTATTAAAATCCCAATCCCAACCTACAATATTGCCTGAGGCTAAAAATGAAATATCTTCAAACTGTACCGTCTCTCCTTGGCATGCATACTCATTTTGGAATAAAGCCACCGGCACTGGATTTACATATACAGCTTTTGTGATTGTGTCGTAGCAATTGTTTGATGATTCCACAATGAGTGTTGCGTAAAAAGTACCTGATCCCATATAAGGGTGAATTGGATCATTTGCAATAGAAGTATTTCCATCACCAAAATCATATTGCCATGATACTATTGTGCCTGAAGAAATAGTAGATTCATCAACAAAATAAGTGTTCTCTGCGGCGCAAGCTGAAGAGTTGCTAAAGTCTGCTACCGGTGCATCTTTATAAATAATGTGTACGGTATCTTTATCGGCAATACATCCAAAATCAGCTGATGTAGTTAAAATAAGATCAACTGAACCGTTACTTAAATCCAGTGCTGAAGCATAATAGTATGGATTAAGAATTGTGTTGGTTGGATCAAAATTTCCTGTACCGGTTGAAGTCCATGTTCCTGATGAAGCAGAACCTGCAAGCAAGCCTCCCAGTGCAACTGGTTCGTTGGCACAGAATGATTGATCTGGCCCTGCAAAAGCAACCGGTGGATCAATAAAAAATATTTCCAGTGAATCTTCTTCCACCGGACAAATACCTCCGCTAGTTTCAAAATGTACCATAATTGATCCATTAATTGTATCTGCAGGATTTACATTGTAGGTTGTGCTTTGAGATGTTGGACTTGAAACAGATCCAAACCCATCAACCGTCCACAAAACAGAATAACCTGTTGTTACTGTTCCATCAAGACTCAATACAGGAAGATTGGCACAAATAGAATCATCAGAAATAATATTTATTATAGGCTGATCAAGAATTGTCACCATCAAACTATCTGCAACAGCCAGACAGCCTCCATTGCCGGTTGATGTAAGCACAAGTGTCAAACTTGACAAGGTAGTATCAGATGAACTCATGGTATACGTTGAACTCAAATCTGTTTCAGACGGAGAAAAACTTCCAGACCCAGAGGTTGTCCAAATTCCGGTAGAAGATGCTCCGGTAACTGAACCTGCAACTGGTACATCAGGTTCACTTGCACAGGTGACTATGTCTGGTCCAGCAAATACTACCGGCGGTTCAGTGAAGTAAATTACTACAGTATCTTTATCATCAGGACATGAGAAGAAACTTCCTGACGATGTAATGATCAACAAAAGACTATCTTCCAAAACATCGGCCGGTGAAGCAACATAAAATGTATTCAAATCAGATGGATCATCAAATGCGCCACCGGTTCCACCAGACCAAAGAGATCCAACAGCATATTGTAATGTTCCGTTCACCGGAATATCAGGAATATTGTTTCTGCAATAATATTGATCAGCACCGGCAGTTACTTGAGGAGATTCAATGAAGGTTACTTTCATGGTATCAAATTCAGGCAGACAATTCCCCGTTGATTGCAAAACAAATGTTAGATAACCTTGTGTGTAATCTGAAGGAGAAGGTGTATAAGTACCATTGAGATTCGTTGGATTTGCAAAAGTTCCGGTACCATCTAAAACACTCCAGATACCGGTAGTAACACCACCACTGACACTGCCTGTAAGATTAATGTCTGTGTTGCCTTTACAAAGCGTTTGGTCAATTCCGGCATCAACATAAACACGTCGGATAAATGAAGACATGTAGTGATATAGACATCCGGTGGTTGCGCCTCCGTTTATAATACCTAAAGAAAAATAATCTGTTGAATTAGTAATAAGATTTGCTGTGCCAGCAGGAATTTGTGCAGTCGTGTAGCTTATTTGCGCACCCATCCAAGCCCCGCCTGTTCCGGGCACCGGACTGAAAGCGCCAGCAGGAACAAGTGCGGCTGAACCATTCAACGTAAAATCATCTTCAGAGCCTGCAGGACATAAAATATCAAGAAGAAAACTTTGTCCATTTGGTCGCGCAAAACTTACCTGATCTGAACCGGCACAATTTAATGGGGGAAGAATTGCTTCACCTAATTCACATCCGTAACCGGACATGTGAAGCATATAGATTGGTTTATCTGCCGTGACATAAGTTAGCTGGTAATCTGTGATAAAAGAATAGGTGTCACCTTGATTTAAAATGGTTGTTACACTTGTAACGCCGTCATTAATCGTTACGGTAGTAAAATTTTCTACTGCCATGGCATATAATGATTCATCAGAGCCACCATTTAAAAATCCTTTATTGACGATATAATCTGTGCCAATTACATCAGTTGGAACAATTTGGTCACCCATCAAATCATAACAGCCACCGCCGCCTGAAGGATTCACAGAGTCATCTGATACGGTAACTGAAACAGGCTTATCTGAAACAATAACTGTTCCTGCTAAATTGTTGCCAAGCACATTTGTATTTCCAACCATATTTTGAACGGTATACACGTTGCCCTTAACTGGCAGAACAACTGAAAATGTTACCCCCGCAGGATGACCGACTATGGCACATTTTGGCGTAATCCAAATAGTGGTATTATCTTCAGAAGCTACAATTGAAATTTGTTGCCGTGGTTGAGTTACTAGGGCATCTCCGTTCAAATCACCTCCCAAGGTTTGGTTATTCCACTTGGTTTGAAATGGAGCAACAAACTCATAGCCCAAACCATTATTTCCTTTGAGTGAATAGGTTTCCGGATTGTAGAATTGTGGAGATCGTGTGATGATGTCATACACTACCGTGATGGGATAATCTGATGTAATGTGAACTCCGGTATTGAGCAAGGCATCGGCCGGTTTACTCTCTAAACTATTCATGATATGCGTTACATATTTTGTGAACAGTGAGTTAGCAGGTACAGTAAAAATTGTATCATACGAGCTGGCAGGTTGCTGAATACGAACCGTGGTAGGATTACCAAATGTTGATATTTCAAATGCAATTGGATCTCTCCACCAGTGGTCAGGTGTGACCCACGGAGCAGCAAACCAGAAATTAGTATCAATCTGAGCTTTGAGCTCTTGACCACCCGCTATGATGAAAAGCGCAATCAACAGTAGTTTTTTTAGTAGTTTCATATGGCGTCAAACTATTGTTTTTTCATTTATTATCTTTTTCTATCTTCTCTAACTCCTACGGCTAAAAAGATCTTCACACTATTCCTGTTTCTTTTTATTATTCTCTTCAAATATTCCGTTATTCAAATCTTCGTCTTCTTGATCTAGTGTAGGTTTTGTTTTAGTTACCACAAAAGTCAACATGAATTCATGTGTTCCATTATTAAATGTTTTTACTTGTCCAAGTGAATAATCAAAAGCATATCCAATATTGAGACGTTTCCAGAAATTTGCTCCTATCACAATTCCTACTGCATCTTGTGTACGCATTGTTAGGCCTGCCCAATATTTATTTTTATAGGTTGTTTTGAACATGGCAGATAATTGGAGCGGAGCAGGTTTTACATATTGCATCATGACAGACGGTTCAAATTCAAATTTTTTCTTTTTGGTTCTGAAAGTGTATCCGGCAACTGCGCTGTAGTGTTCAACCAGACCATAGTTGAAACCGGTAAAAGAGACTGATGAACCAAGAACTTGACGCATGGATGCTGAAACAAAAAATTTATTTGAATACACATATAAACCAAATCCAAGATCAATAGCATTAGTCGACAGAATATTTCCGTTCAAAACATCATCTACCGGATCTGCAAGTTGGGTGTCGTATAACTTAATGTTGTACTGCATATAGCCGGGACGCACGCCAAATCCCATTCTTATTGAATCAGACAATTGGATGTGATAGGCATAACTCAAGTAAATATTAGTGTTTTGAATCAATCCGCTTCTGTCAGACATGAGGGATACACCATATCCATGTTTTTTCTGGTTTGCGTATGAGCCATAAAAGTTTGCATGTAGTGTAACCGGTGCACCATCAAACCCTGCCCATTGATTTCTGTATCCAATATTTGCTTTATGGACATTTTCACTGCCAGGTAAAGCAGGATTATAATAGTACTCATTCAGTAAATAGTTGGTGAAAACATATTGCTGTTGTGCAATGGTAAACTGGCAACTAAGAATAAAAATTATACTGTATAAAAATTTCTTCATGTCTTTTTTGAATCAATTCATTAATTGTTTTCAGTTAAAATAAGTAACGGACCTTGATACACTTCTTCATCGCTGATTTTGATCAGATAGAAATACGTGCCTTCCGGTAATTTTTCACCGTGATAGGTGCCATCAAACGGCTCATTATATCCAATGGCTTGATAGACGGTTTGCCCCCATCTGTTTACAATGATAATTTCAGCAGTAGGATTTAGCAATGGAATAAAATTCAATTTCCATACATCATTATTACCGTCTCCGTTTGGTGAAATGGCATTCGGAATTAATTTTTCAATTTCGTTAGTAACCGTGTTGATTGTAATATCTGTTTTAGCGCTATCTATACATCCCATTATTCCAATTGCATACTGTGTTACCGTATAAGTGCCATTTTCAAAATATACGTTGGTTGGATTTTGATCATAGGATACATTGCCATCACCAAAATAGTATTGCCAGTTCACTGCGTAAGTTGAGGTGTCTATAAAAGTGAATTCTGCACCAACATTTAATCCATTTGATGTATTGTAGTAAAATCCTGCTGAAGGTCTTGGGGGAATATTGATAATTTCAACCAGGGTATCAGAACATCCATTTACTGTTTCAACAATATGTGAAATCACAAAATTTCCTGATCCAATAAATAGTTGCGAAGGATCTTCTGTGGCTTGACTTCCTTGGCCACCAAAGTCATAATACCAATATGTGATTGGATCAGCTGTTGTTGTTGAGGCATCTGTAAAATCTAAAATTACAAGGTTATTATCACAACTTGAGGTATAGTCAAAATCAGCAACTGGTAGTTCAAAAACGTCAACAGATTTAATGGTGGTATCAGAACATCCTGCATCACTAGTTACAATCAACTCAACGTCAAAGCTACCTGGCGCAGAATATAAATGAGAAGGATTTTGTGATGTTGAAGAAAAACCATCATCAAAATTCCACACCCAGTTTGCAATAGTTCCAAATCCGTTCAACGAAAAATCTGTAAAATACATGGTGTCTTCTAAACACACATCACCAAAATTAAAATTAGCAAACGGAGGTGCAATAAAGGTTATTTGAACTACATCAGAAACTGAAATACATGTTCCATTATTTGTAGATGTGAGCGTAAGAGACATGGTGCCTGCAAGCACCTCAGAAGCACTTGGTGTATAGGTAGCATTCAAAGTATTTGCATCAGGGTTAAATGTTCCCGTTCCTCCGCTCCAAGTTCCTGTTGTTGTAGCACCACCAACCGTTCCGGACAAATCAACAGAAGGCTCATTAGTACACGCAAGTATATCACCGCCGGCATAAGTTGTTGGAGAAGGTGTAAAAATTACAACCACGCTGTCTTTTGATTGAGTGCATGATCCATTGTTTGTACTCTGAAAATAAATAGTAATTGATCCACCGGCTACATCAGTTGGAGT
This genomic stretch from Crocinitomicaceae bacterium harbors:
- a CDS encoding PorP/SprF family type IX secretion system membrane protein — translated: MKKLHTYFILIFCLTGMRSFAQDFHLSMYDAAPLYLNPAMTGVVEGNWRIHGHYRTQWKAVNFKPYTTGLLSFDMPYKKWGFGAQVVNYRAGFGNYNALQFVTSCGYTISIDKKKNHNLSFGLQVGLTQKSVEHQLHTFDNQYTTVNGGSFDNTLSNGENFNGQKFIVPELNFGMLYYFSKQQSKLNPFIGVSAFNILQPNETFFADDNTLPLRIYGHTGVRINLTETFYIIPKALYMRQLQFSELTFAGDVGLYLKAAETFLLGGLIYRNKDAAVIYIGARKTNYIAKLSYDINFSSLSDASTGRGGFELSFTYMHQNAQSQNVKICPRL
- a CDS encoding gliding motility-associated C-terminal domain-containing protein; protein product: MKLLKKLLLIALFIIAGGQELKAQIDTNFWFAAPWVTPDHWWRDPIAFEISTFGNPTTVRIQQPASSYDTIFTVPANSLFTKYVTHIMNSLESKPADALLNTGVHITSDYPITVVYDIITRSPQFYNPETYSLKGNNGLGYEFVAPFQTKWNNQTLGGDLNGDALVTQPRQQISIVASEDNTTIWITPKCAIVGHPAGVTFSVVLPVKGNVYTVQNMVGNTNVLGNNLAGTVIVSDKPVSVTVSDDSVNPSGGGGCYDLMGDQIVPTDVIGTDYIVNKGFLNGGSDESLYAMAVENFTTVTINDGVTSVTTILNQGDTYSFITDYQLTYVTADKPIYMLHMSGYGCELGEAILPPLNCAGSDQVSFARPNGQSFLLDILCPAGSEDDFTLNGSAALVPAGAFSPVPGTGGAWMGAQISYTTAQIPAGTANLITNSTDYFSLGIINGGATTGCLYHYMSSFIRRVYVDAGIDQTLCKGNTDINLTGSVSGGVTTGIWSVLDGTGTFANPTNLNGTYTPSPSDYTQGYLTFVLQSTGNCLPEFDTMKVTFIESPQVTAGADQYYCRNNIPDIPVNGTLQYAVGSLWSGGTGGAFDDPSDLNTFYVASPADVLEDSLLLIITSSGSFFSCPDDKDTVVIYFTEPPVVFAGPDIVTCASEPDVPVAGSVTGASSTGIWTTSGSGSFSPSETDLSSTYTMSSSDTTLSSLTLVLTSTGNGGCLAVADSLMVTILDQPIINIISDDSICANLPVLSLDGTVTTGYSVLWTVDGFGSVSSPTSQSTTYNVNPADTINGSIMVHFETSGGICPVEEDSLEIFFIDPPVAFAGPDQSFCANEPVALGGLLAGSASSGTWTSTGTGNFDPTNTILNPYYYASALDLSNGSVDLILTTSADFGCIADKDTVHIIYKDAPVADFSNSSACAAENTYFVDESTISSGTIVSWQYDFGDGNTSIANDPIHPYMGSGTFYATLIVESSNNCYDTITKAVYVNPVPVALFQNEYACQGETVQFEDISFLASGNIVGWDWDFNSGEGTSSQQNPSYIFDLAGTYPVMLSVTSDSGCVGTTTSNINVLTGPDAAFTVDPVPALALENVYYTDQTVGAIDEWYWNFGDQIGGNNQNEIHQYANGGVYTITLEVTDTAGCVDTTSQTIQVILWPVLPTAFTPNGDNENDIYIIRGGPFEAVDFKIYNNWGQLVFSTTDPNEGWNGTYNNEDAPIGVYTWTFIVHVAPGREPIIQEGDVTLIR
- a CDS encoding type IX secretion system membrane protein PorP/SprF yields the protein MKKFLYSIIFILSCQFTIAQQQYVFTNYLLNEYYYNPALPGSENVHKANIGYRNQWAGFDGAPVTLHANFYGSYANQKKHGYGVSLMSDRSGLIQNTNIYLSYAYHIQLSDSIRMGFGVRPGYMQYNIKLYDTQLADPVDDVLNGNILSTNAIDLGFGLYVYSNKFFVSASMRQVLGSSVSFTGFNYGLVEHYSAVAGYTFRTKKKKFEFEPSVMMQYVKPAPLQLSAMFKTTYKNKYWAGLTMRTQDAVGIVIGANFWKRLNIGYAFDYSLGQVKTFNNGTHEFMLTFVVTKTKPTLDQEDEDLNNGIFEENNKKKQE